A window of the Virgibacillus pantothenticus genome harbors these coding sequences:
- a CDS encoding DUF948 domain-containing protein codes for MDWLGLGVTIFGVAFLILSIILIKPLLNLARVLSNLQKTTNKLPEQVEELTNQAADTLSTGHETLHEVNKQVKELTPIFHMVGGASRAANAASSSMVNAVMSVQNSSTEGNVFTNKHHLEGIYGLATIAYYAIKQSKKQPAADNPK; via the coding sequence ATGGATTGGTTAGGCCTCGGAGTTACTATTTTTGGAGTTGCTTTCCTAATACTCTCTATTATATTAATTAAACCGCTATTAAACCTAGCAAGAGTACTAAGCAACCTACAGAAAACAACGAACAAATTGCCAGAACAAGTGGAGGAACTTACTAATCAAGCTGCAGACACCCTAAGTACTGGACATGAGACGCTCCATGAAGTAAATAAGCAAGTTAAAGAATTAACGCCTATTTTTCATATGGTTGGAGGAGCTTCAAGAGCCGCTAACGCCGCTTCATCCTCCATGGTAAATGCTGTAATGAGCGTACAAAATTCATCAACAGAAGGAAATGTATTTACAAATAAACATCATCTCGAAGGTATTTACGGCCTTGCTACGATAGCTTACTATGCAATCAAGCAAAGCAAGAAACAACCAGCTGCTGATAATCCTAAATAA
- the cwlD gene encoding N-acetylmuramoyl-L-alanine amidase CwlD — protein MKQWYKIVLWLVGVFVLGYLIQLPITNQLSFNVGSSFSLPLSGKTIVIDPGHGGPDGGAVGKDDTQEKDISLEVSKKVQKYLQQVGAIVYLTRETDKDLASPDVKGLSKRKSEDIRNRLAFINKKEADFFITLHLNALPSSKWRGAQTFYNPLKDENKHLAEMIQAELIRNLENTNRAALAINNVYLLKHAEVPGALVEIGFLSNAEERELLKDSDYQQKVAASIYKGILRYITEEIKDEGEES, from the coding sequence TTGAAGCAATGGTATAAAATAGTGCTTTGGTTAGTAGGAGTATTTGTTTTAGGGTATCTTATTCAGTTGCCGATTACCAATCAACTATCTTTTAATGTAGGATCTTCCTTTTCATTACCCTTATCCGGGAAGACAATTGTGATTGATCCCGGGCATGGCGGACCGGATGGTGGTGCTGTTGGGAAGGATGATACACAGGAAAAGGACATATCCTTAGAAGTTTCTAAAAAAGTACAAAAATATTTACAGCAAGTTGGAGCAATCGTGTACTTAACACGGGAAACAGATAAAGATCTCGCTTCACCAGATGTAAAAGGGTTATCTAAAAGAAAATCAGAGGATATTCGTAACCGTTTAGCATTTATCAATAAAAAAGAAGCTGACTTTTTTATTACATTGCACTTAAACGCGCTACCTTCGTCTAAATGGAGAGGGGCTCAGACGTTTTATAATCCTCTTAAGGACGAAAATAAGCATTTGGCAGAAATGATTCAGGCAGAGTTGATCCGCAATTTGGAGAATACCAATCGTGCGGCACTAGCGATTAATAATGTTTATTTACTAAAGCATGCGGAAGTGCCGGGTGCACTAGTAGAAATCGGTTTCTTATCCAATGCAGAAGAACGGGAATTGTTGAAGGATTCGGATTATCAGCAAAAAGTCGCAGCAAGCATTTATAAAGGTATTCTGCGTTATATTACAGAGGAGATAAAGGATGAGGGAGAAGAGAGTTAG
- the gerD gene encoding spore germination lipoprotein GerD, producing the protein MNLNRLRILGIAVIVSFILISGCTDGNASDKEGDYDTTKKMVVDILQTEDGKKAIRELMTDEKMKQELVLDSDVVKKSINEALVSEKGKQMWTTLFQDTDFVKEYTKSMQEEHKKLMKSLMNDAGFQKQMLELLQNPEMTDQILQVVKSQQFREHLEETIQQTLETPLFQEKMQETLLKAAEKQGKQKKEEEGGKGEGGEGGEGGGGAGEAGGGG; encoded by the coding sequence GTGAATTTGAATCGATTAAGAATCCTTGGCATCGCTGTTATCGTTTCTTTCATTCTTATCAGTGGGTGTACCGATGGAAATGCCTCGGACAAAGAAGGAGATTATGATACAACAAAGAAAATGGTTGTTGATATATTACAAACAGAAGATGGAAAAAAAGCAATACGTGAGTTAATGACAGACGAAAAAATGAAACAAGAGCTTGTCTTGGATTCTGACGTTGTAAAGAAATCCATTAACGAAGCGCTTGTATCTGAAAAAGGAAAACAAATGTGGACAACGCTGTTCCAGGATACCGATTTTGTTAAAGAATATACTAAATCTATGCAAGAAGAACATAAGAAGCTAATGAAGAGCTTGATGAATGATGCAGGTTTTCAAAAACAAATGCTTGAATTATTGCAAAATCCTGAGATGACCGATCAAATACTCCAAGTAGTGAAAAGCCAGCAATTTCGTGAGCACCTTGAAGAAACTATTCAACAAACGCTTGAAACTCCACTTTTCCAAGAAAAAATGCAAGAAACACTTCTAAAAGCTGCTGAAAAGCAAGGCAAACAAAAGAAAGAAGAAGAAGGAGGAAAAGGGGAAGGCGGGGAAGGCGGGGAAGGCGGCGGCGGAGCAGGTGAAGCTGGAGGAGGAGGCTAA
- a CDS encoding Mrp/NBP35 family ATP-binding protein has translation MLTKEEVIQLLNPVRDPFLHISLEETEGIKEVNIKEDKNHVSVKIGISKTNTAEQMQLQQEIVGILKRNGASTVGLRFEQLPDDVIKKYQPAAEKEQEAALMGGNSGTKFIAVSSGKGGVGKSTVTVNLAMSLKRLGKKVGIIDADIYGFSVPDMMGVEERPKVRGEKIIPVERFGVKVISMGFFVEDNSPIIWRGPMLGKMLNSFFKEVEWGDLDYLLLDLPPGTGDIAMDVHELLPSCKEVIVTTPHPTAAFVAARAGQMALKTEHEILGVIENMAYFESELTGQKEYVFGQGGGKKLAEVLKTKVLGQLPLQQPYEEEDVFAPSIYQQDHPIGQAYHKIAAKIVAQLEE, from the coding sequence ATGCTAACGAAGGAAGAAGTAATTCAGCTGCTTAACCCTGTTAGAGATCCGTTTTTACATATATCGTTAGAAGAAACTGAAGGTATAAAGGAAGTTAATATTAAAGAAGACAAGAACCATGTGAGTGTAAAAATTGGTATTTCTAAAACCAATACTGCTGAACAGATGCAACTGCAACAAGAGATTGTCGGAATCCTTAAGAGAAATGGAGCGTCTACAGTAGGTTTACGGTTTGAACAGTTACCAGATGACGTTATAAAGAAATATCAACCTGCTGCTGAAAAAGAGCAAGAGGCTGCGTTAATGGGGGGGAATAGCGGTACGAAGTTTATTGCTGTTTCCAGTGGTAAAGGTGGCGTTGGTAAGTCCACTGTCACCGTTAATTTAGCGATGTCCTTAAAACGTTTAGGAAAAAAAGTCGGAATTATTGATGCGGATATTTATGGCTTTAGTGTCCCAGATATGATGGGAGTGGAAGAACGTCCAAAGGTTCGTGGCGAAAAAATTATCCCTGTGGAACGGTTTGGTGTGAAAGTCATCTCAATGGGCTTTTTTGTAGAAGATAATTCTCCGATTATTTGGCGGGGTCCAATGCTCGGAAAAATGTTAAATAGCTTCTTTAAGGAAGTCGAGTGGGGGGATCTAGATTATTTATTGCTTGATCTACCACCTGGAACGGGCGACATTGCAATGGATGTACATGAGCTTCTTCCATCCTGTAAGGAAGTAATTGTTACAACTCCACATCCAACAGCTGCATTTGTTGCAGCTCGTGCCGGTCAAATGGCATTAAAAACAGAGCATGAAATTCTAGGTGTTATTGAAAATATGGCTTATTTTGAAAGTGAGCTTACAGGTCAGAAGGAATATGTATTTGGTCAAGGCGGTGGCAAGAAATTGGCGGAAGTGTTGAAAACAAAAGTACTTGGTCAATTGCCATTGCAGCAGCCGTATGAGGAAGAGGATGTTTTTGCTCCATCTATTTATCAGCAGGATCATCCAATTGGACAAGCATACCACAAAATTGCGGCTAAAATAGTGGCTCAATTGGAAGAATAA